From Bacilli bacterium, one genomic window encodes:
- a CDS encoding ECF transporter S component: protein MGKTREREFSLGLKLSDILVTVVVAIVFGAVYKLWSPMYDLVKPLGLHAEETVYGMWFMAATFAFLLIRKPGVAVVAELAAASAETFFGSEWGVATLIYGLLQGLGAEIFFAAFRYRKPNLGVTVLAAIGAGVASLILDWFYGYIGYLSLWNFTVLVALRLLGCALIAGLFAYYLAKAVEATGVTSLLRPSSPQDYEALE from the coding sequence ATGGGAAAAACGCGGGAACGCGAATTTTCACTCGGGTTAAAGTTGTCCGACATTTTGGTTACGGTCGTGGTGGCGATCGTATTCGGCGCCGTCTACAAGCTGTGGTCGCCCATGTATGATCTGGTGAAGCCGTTGGGTCTGCACGCCGAGGAGACCGTTTACGGAATGTGGTTTATGGCCGCGACCTTCGCTTTTCTGCTCATTCGCAAGCCGGGTGTCGCCGTAGTCGCCGAACTGGCAGCCGCCTCGGCGGAAACGTTTTTCGGCAGCGAATGGGGCGTTGCCACGTTGATCTATGGTTTGCTGCAAGGGCTGGGCGCGGAAATTTTCTTTGCCGCGTTTCGCTACCGGAAGCCGAACCTGGGCGTTACCGTGCTCGCCGCAATCGGCGCGGGGGTTGCTTCGCTCATCCTGGATTGGTTTTACGGCTACATCGGATACTTGAGCCTGTGGAATTTCACCGTGTTGGTCGCGTTAAGGCTGCTCGGCTGCGCGCTGATTGCCGGACTTTTCGCTTATTATTTGGCGAAGGCGGTCGAGGCGACGGGCGTTACCAGTCTGCTTAGGCCGTCCTCCCCGCAGGACTACGAGGCGCTTGAATAA